A genomic window from Osmia bicornis bicornis chromosome 6, iOsmBic2.1, whole genome shotgun sequence includes:
- the LOC114874884 gene encoding YTH domain-containing family protein 1-like yields the protein MSTGLAGAVSNQRMKGQTNNQVSNGPKEHQQQPQTEHAGGEDTGFDSWRGGNNTHHSSYPIGTGDPYSPYYAGTSFPYQAFGAGDGTWSNGTDPVAFLSGYGGQIGHDAYGMDGMFSASAGGGFNTFSQPAFNYFHGNGDFSAWGTPRKTRYEDYYQAPRGNENYPTPSNTEIKTIEQSVQGLSLGSGEVPRQEQQTASNQSIKPETKEPRKITWASVASQPAKPVPPLSSSQGMKKKAGMPPPPIVPGKHNMDIGTWGEGKSSAPPPTAPPPPQVQPPVPPPPPLVQRQRPPPPPPCWNRQPTTSPSPPQSQIHMPPQQHQHQHQQQQQQHQQQHPQQLQPQQQQQQIAQSQSHPVLDELKVKNDYNPVEFDQTAPGARFFVIKSYSEDDIHRSIKYEIWCSTEHGNKRLDQAYREASREGAPLYLFFSVNGSGHFCGMAQMVSPVDYQSNSSVWSQDKWKGQFRVRWIYVKDVPNVQLRHIKLENNENKPVTNSRDAQEVPHAKGVTVLRILHTYRHSTSIFDDFGHYERKQAEEDQRKAPPNAIQHHHSSNHRNRGHSDLPRDHHPHQSHLHHQRKDRDGGRGRGRGGTRQ from the exons ATGTCAACTGGATTGGCAGGTGCTGTTTCAAATCAG CGGATGAAAGGACAAACTAACAATCAAG TGAGCAATGGTCCTAAAGAACACCAGCAGCAGCCGCAGACAGAACATGCTGGTGGAGAAGATACTGGATTTGATTCATGGAGAGGAGGCAATAATACGCATCACTCAAGTTATCCAATTGGTACTGGTGACCCATACAGTCCTTACTATGCAGGTACTTCGTTCCCTTATCAGGCATTTGGAGCTGGGGATGGGACTTGGTCAAACGGAACAGATCCTGTCGCATTTCTTTCTGGATACGGAGGTCAAATAGGTCACGATGCGTATGGCATGGATGGAATGTTTTCTGCTAGTGCGGGAGGTGGTTTTAATACGTTTAGCCAACctgcttttaattattttcatggAAATGGTGATTTTAGTGCTTGGGGCACTCCGAGAAAGACACGCTACGAAGATTATTATCAAGCACCACGTGGAAATGAAAACTACCCGACACCTAGCAATACAGAGATTAAGACTATTGAACAGAGTGTACAGGGCTTGTCATTAGGAAGTGGAGAAGTTCCTCGTCAAGAACAACAAACAGCATCTAATCAATCGATAAAACCAGAAACAAAGGAACCTAGAAAAATAACATGGGCCAGTGTTGCGAGTCAGCCCGCCAAACCAGTTCCTCCACTTTCATCTTCGCAAGGAATGAAAAAGAAGGCTGGAATGCCACCACCACCTATCGTGCCAGGAAAACATAATATGGATATTGGGACATGGGGCGAAGGTAAATCTTCTGCACCTCCTCCGACagcaccaccaccaccacagGTACAACCTCCTGTTCCACCACCTCCACCGCTGGTTCAAAGACAAAGACCTCCTCCACCGCCACCATGTTGGAATAGACAACCCACAACATCCCCATCTCCGCCACAGTCACAGATTCATATGCCTCCGCAACAGCATCAACatcaacatcagcaacaacagcagcagcaccAGCAGCAGCATCCGCAGCAACTACAAccacaacaacaacaacaacaaattGCCCAATCACAATCACATCCTGTTTTAGACGAATTAAAGGTGAAGAATGATTATAATCCCGTAGAATTTGATCAAACTGCTCCTGGAGCTAGGTTTTTTGTAATCAAGTCTTATTCCGAAGATGACATTCATAGATCCATTAAATATGAGATTTGGTGTAGTACTGAACACGGTAATAAAAGATTGGATCAAGCGTATAGAGAAGCCAGCCGGGAAGGTGCTCCTTTATACTTGTTCTTTTCTGTAAACGGATCCGGCCACTTCTGTGGTATGGCACAAATGGTGTCACCTGTTGATTACCAGAGCAATAGCTCTGTTTGGTCGCAAGATAAATGGAAAGGTCAATTTCGTGTACGTTGGATTTACGTTAAGGATGTTCCTAATGTGCAACTTCGTCACATTAAActagaaaataatgaaaacaaaCCAGTGACTAATTCGAGGGATGCGCAAGAGGTCCCTCATGCGAAAGGCGTGACAGTGTTGCGTATATTACATACTTATCGGCATTCGACTAGTATTTTTGATGATTTTGGACATTATGAACGTAAGCAAGCAGAAGAGGATCAACGTAAAGCACCACCGAATGCTATACAACATCATCATTCTTCCAACCATAGGAATAGGGGACATTCAGATTTACCAAGAGATCATCATCCTCACCAGTCACATTTACATCATCAGCGCAAA GATCGAGATGGTGGTCGTGGTAGAGGTAGAGGAGGTACCCGCCAGTAG
- the LOC114874885 gene encoding EF-hand domain-containing protein 1-like: MEKLPLIPGYAIHDSTITDYRLIQKFRFLNGYRVVRDRNVGIGGRPIDVASSAYIKEEDSTHYDPSLTYGRVKEYAYRQFIPHYALFAHKCLCFKAFFRQGVFNSPDEHFRIRYVNIIYFLEDDTLCVMEPPIDNAGFKQGKLVRREKVVKNTTGDTFHWKDFNVGIDVCIYGVIYHIIDCDLFTKEFLNSQGIDVGDKEEPPVDPYTEFRVSKQKKPTHITQIPDDARRRFLEYDKMVLSFTATWNDDVYGIAYFLTDDTIAIREIQKPNSGKDPVPMLLKRMKVPKDWKNLPPSYPAIYLERGDPEVVEYYTPKDFIIGETVFIFSRRFLLHDCDPFTRKYYSDMLGITQPKGIPIPSKEVLSPPEHKPPPHIKFGTPEDTYAGCLSLIPKPPKKDVIRQLINFPKKLRYSMQMDAVHPEDRNRDFILEYSLSDGTILVHELEKRNSGRREGCFLKATLVAKPNTGRDNPEYYTPQDFFIGARLNIFNHYFIIRGADLFVYRYIEENPDKFPCEIRNNIRDYFVREKLLGDDISIAVKKIEDKEEADARSIKMLEENGGNQSDMIDCSKDLETQAKRKYEGKHGELRERTPPPEELCPGLITNPKESDPNQDAKKPSENERKKEVTWND; the protein is encoded by the exons atgGAAAAATTACCACTTATACCAGGATATGCGATCCATGATTCCACT attacAGATTATAGACTGATACAAAAATTTCGCTTTTTAAATGGTTATCGTGTAGTACGTGATAGGAATGTTGGCATTGGAGGAAGACCAATAGATGTTGCATCTTCCGCATATATAAAAGAAGAGGATTCCACACA cTATGATCCATCGCTAACATACGGCCGGGTAAAAGAATACGCATATCGACAATTTATTCCACATTATGCGCTGTTCGCGCATAAATGTCTCTGCTTCAAAGCATTTTTTCGTCAGGGGGTCTTCAATTCTCCAGATGAACATTTTCGTATACGTTATGTGAATATAATCTACTTTTTGGAGGATGATACGTTATGCGTAATGGAGCCTCCAATAGATAATGCTGGTTTTAAACAAGGAAAACTTGTCAGACGTGAAAAAGTTGTAAAAAATACAACGGGAGATACGTTTCATTGGAAAGATTTTAACGTTGGAATTGACGTAT GTATTTACGGTGTAATTTATCATATTATCGATTGTGATCTATTTActaaagaatttttaaacagTCAAGGGATTGATGTCGGGGACAAGGAAGAACCACCTGTGGATCCATACACGGAATTTCGTGTATCCAAGCAGAAAAAACCGACGCATATCACACAGATTCCAGATGATGCCAGACGACGATTTTTAGAGTATGATAAAATGGTATTATCGTTTACTGCCACTTGGAACGACGACGTTTATGGTATAGCGTACTTCTTAACGGACGACACAATAGCCATTCGCGAAATACAAAAGCCAAATAGCGGAAAGGACCCGGTACCAATGTTATTGAAACGAATGAAAGTACCAAAAGATTGGAAAAATTTAccaccatcttatcctgctatataCCTTGAACGCGGGGATCCTGAAGTAGTTGAATATTATACACCAAAAGATTTTATA ATTGGTGAGACGGTTTTTATATTTAGTCGACGCTTTCTTTTGCACGATTGTGACCCTTTCACTAGAAAGTATTATTCAGACATGTTGGGAATAACGCAACCAAAAGGGATACCTATTCCAAGCAAAGAAGTTCTATCGCCACCGGAACATAAACCTCCACCGCATATTAAGTTCGGTACACCTGAAGATACGTACGCCGGTTGTTTGTCATTGATCCCTAAACCGCCTAAAAAGGATGTCATTCGAcagctaattaattttccGAAAAAATTACGCTACTCAATGCAGATGGACGCGGTACATCCGGAAGACAGGAACCGCGACTTTATTTTAGAATACAGTTTAAGCGACGGTACGATCCTTGTACATGAACTTGAGAAACGTAATTCAGGGCGTCGCGAGGGTTGTTTTCTAAAAGCAACGTTGGTTGCTAAACCGAATACCGGAAGAGACAATCCGGAATATTATACTCCTCAAGATTTTTTCATAGGAGCAAgacttaatatttttaatcattatttCATCATACGCGGCGCTGATCTTTTCGTATACCGTTACATCGAAGAGAATCCTGACAAATTTCCCTGTGAAATACGAAATAATATCCGTGATTATTTCGTCAGAGAAAAGTTACTTGGCGACGATATAAGCATCGCggtgaaaaaaattgaagataaaGAAGAGGCGGATGCTCGTTCGATTAAAATGTTGGAAGAAAATGGTGGAAATCAATCTGATATGATAGATTGTTCAAAAGACCTTGAAACTCAAGCTAAACGTAAATATGAAGGAAAACATGGCGAATTAAGAGAACGTACACCGCCGCCTGAAGAGTTATGTCCAGGATTAATAACAAATCCTAAGGAATCTGATCCAAATCAAGATGCAAAGAAGCCttcagaaaatgaaagaaaaaaggaagtaaCATGGAATGATTAG
- the LOC114874886 gene encoding sodium-dependent phosphate transporter 1-B, whose amino-acid sequence MSVPYDENLVWIVVVGFIVAFILAFGIGANDVANSFGTSVGAGVLTIFQACILATVFEIAGAVLIGYKVSDTMRKGILDVTLYEGHEKELMIGALSSLAGSGIWLLLATALRLPISGTHSIVGATVGFSLVCKGTAGVKWIALANIAASWFASPVLSGIVSGAIFWLLRKSILQSSKPLERGLHILPVAYGLTVAINVMSVALDGPKLLMLDKLPWWGSLIAALALGLFSAIIVYLFVVPWQRKRILISLNSNEKTTTTTKFGTCDKKETTALSVISEVPCSSNSSSNGNTKETAPKLRGNSSASPLLMVAGSDTEGVQNETERRIEEEPEISKLFAFLQVLTAAFGSFAHGGNDVSNAIGPLIALWAVYAEGSARQEAETPMLILLYGGLGISTGLWVWGRRVIQTVGQDLARITPTTGFTIEVGAAVTVLLASKAGLPVSTTHCKVGSVVCVGWASRGGEGVSWKLFRNIAFAWLITVPVAGCLSAGCMAIFKEILSL is encoded by the exons atgagtgTACCGTACGATGAAAACTTGGTATGGATAGTAGTAGTTGGATTCATAGTGGCGTTTATTTTGGCATTTGGTATCGGAGCAAATGACGTTGCGAATAGTTTTGGAACGAGCGTTGGTGCAGGAGTACTTACAATATTTCAAGCATGTATTTTAGCAACTGTCTTTGAAATTGCTGGAGCTGTACTCATCGGCTATAAG GTATCCGATACTATGAGAAAGGGTATACTAGACGTTACATTATACGAAGGCCatgaaaaagaattaatgATAGGAGCGTTGTCTAGTTTAGCCGGATCTGGTATCTGGCTTTTACTAGCAACCGCATTGCGTTTACCTATTTCTGGAACACATTCCATTGTTGGTGCTACTGTTGGATTTTCACTTGTCTGTAAAGGTACTGCAGGG gtAAAATGGATAGCTCTTGCAAATATAGCAGCATCTTGGTTTGCAAGTCCTGTACTTAGTGGAATTGTATCAGGTGCTATATTTTGGCTTCTAAGAAAATCAATACTACAGTCTAGTAAGCCTCTAGAACGAGGTCTTCATATTCTCCCAGTAGCATATGGTCTCACTGTTGCTATAAATGTTATGTCAGTTGCACTCGATGGACCTAAat tattaATGCTGGATAAATTGCCATGGTGGGGTAGTTTAATAGCTGCGTTAGCTCTTGGTTTATTTTCAGCCATcatcgtttatttatttgttgttCCATGgcaaagaaagagaatattGATTTCACTAAACAGCAACGAgaaaacaacaacaacaacaaagtTTGGTACCtgtgataaaaaagaaactacaGCATTATCTGTTATTTCGGAAGTACCGtgtagtagtaatagtagtagcAACGGTAATACAAAAGAAACAGCACCAAAATTACGTGGTAATAGCAGTGCAAGCCCTCTTTTAATGGTAGCAGGATCAGATACCGAGGGTGTTCAAAATGAAACCGAAAGAAGAATCGAAGAAGAGCCAGAAATATCTAAGCTGTTTGCTTTTCTCCAAGTATTAACTGCAGCATTTGGTAGTTTCGCACACGGTGGTAATGACGTGAGTAATGCAATAGGACCACTTATTGCACTTTGGGCTGTATACGCAGAGGGATCAGCTAGACAAGAGGCAGAAACTCCAATGCTCATACTACTTTATGGTGGCTTAGGAATATCAACTGGTCTTTGGGTATGGGGTCGTAGAGTTATACAAACTGTAGGACAAGATTTAGCACGTATCACACCAACTACTGGATTCACTATAGag GTAGGAGCAGCGGTAACAGTTTTGTTGGCAAGTAAGGCTGGTTTACCTGTGTCAACAACTCATTGCAAAGTGGGATCAGTCGTCTGTGTCGGATGGGCTTCACGTGGCGGTGAGGGAGTTTCATGGAAATTATTTCGTAATATTGCATTCGCGTGGTTAATTACTGTACCAGTGGCTGGCTGCTTGTCCGCAGGATGTATGGctattttcaaagaaatacTTAGTTTGTGA
- the LOC114874888 gene encoding cytochrome b-c1 complex subunit 7-like, whose amino-acid sequence MLALKRTFPGLQRWAYNLSGFNQLGLFRDDVLQETPDVIEALRRLPHNLKEERDFRLVRAVQLNTSNKILPKEQWTKLEEDVLYLQPYIDEVIRERLEREEYDAQ is encoded by the exons atgttagcTCTAAAACGTACCTTTC CTGGTTTACAAAGATGGGCATACAACTTGTCTGGTTTTAATCAGTTAG GTTTATTTCGAGATGATGTACTTCAAGAAACTCCAGATGTAATAGAAGCACTTAGACGATTACCAcataatttaaaagaagaacGTGATTTTCGTCTTGTTAGAGCTGTGCAGTTAAATACCTCGAACAAAATTTTGCCAAAAGAACAGTGGACTAAACTAGAAGAg GATGTACTATATCTTCAACCATATATAGATGAAGTAATACGGGAACGCTTAGAAAGAGAAGAATATGATGCTCAGTAA
- the LOC114874914 gene encoding polyadenylate-binding protein 1-A — translation MNPGAPNYPMASLYVGDLHSDITEAMLFEKFSSAGPVLSIRVCRDLITRRSLGYAYVNFQQPADAERALDTMNFDMIKGRPIRIMWSQRDPSLRKSGVGNVFIKNLDKNIDNKAMYDTFSAFGNILSCKVAQDESGVSKGYGFVHFETEEAANKSIDKVNGMLLNGKKVYVGKFIPRKEREKELGEKAKLFTNVYVKNFGEDMTDDKLKEMFEKYGTITSHKVMIKDDGKSRGFGFVAFEDPDAAEQAVLELNGKEVAEGKCMYVGRAQKKAERQQELKRKFEQLKLERLNRYQGVNLYVKNLDDSITDERLRKEFAPFGTITSAKVMMEDGRSKGFGFVCFSAPEEATKAVTEMNGRIIVTKPLYVALAQRKEDRKAHLASQYMQRLANMRMQQIGQMFPPGGAGNYFVPTIPQPQRFYGPAQMTQIRATPRWPAQPNQVRPNAQTGNSGFATMQGPFRTAPRAPTAQAGTMRNTLSARPITGQQAVGGANMQSRSMAGPAVGVSAQSRPSNYKYTSNMRNPPQAMAIPAPTPVQQAVHIQGQEPLTASMLAAAPPQEQKQMLGERLFPLIQCMYPQLTGKITGMLLEIDNSELLHMLEHNESLKAKVEEAVAVLQAHQAKQAVASKKE, via the exons ATGAATCCGGGTGCTCCGAATTATCCAATGGCCTCGCTTTATGTGGGTGACTTGCATTCTGATATCACCGAGGCGATGCTTTTCGAGAAGTTTTCATCGGCTGGGCCTGTACTCTCGATACGCGTCTGTCGTGATTTGATTACCCGACGTTCGCTCGGTTATGCTTATGTCAACTTTCAACAACCCGCTGATG CGGAACGTGCACTGGATACTATGAACTTTGATATGATAAAGGGGCGGCCTATTCGTATCATGTGGTCTCAACGTGATCCTTCTCTTCGAAAATCTGGTGTCGGAAATGTATTCATAAAAAATTTAGACAAAAACATAGACAATAAAGCGATGTATGATACGTTTTCTGCTTTTGGTAACATACTTAGTTGTAAAGTTGCTCAGGATGAATCTGGCGTTTCTAAAGGTTATGGTTTTGTTCATTTTGAAACTGAAGAAGCAGCAAACAAATCTATCGATAAAGTTAACGGCATGTTGCTAAATGGAAAAAAG GTATATGTCGGTAAATTTATACCCCGCAAAGAACGTGAGAAGGAATTGGGAGAAAAAGCTAAGCTTTTTACCAATGTATATGTAAAGAATTTTGGAGAAGATATGACGGATGATAAACTTAaagaaatgtttgaaaaatatggGACCATCACCAGTCATAAAGTAATGATCAAAGATGATGGGAAATCTCGAGGTTTTGGTTTTGTAGCTTTTGAAGATCCTGACGCTGCTGAACAAGCGGTATTAGAATTAAATGGGAAAGAGGTTGCTGAAGGCAAGTGTATGTACGTTGGACGGGCGCAGAAGAAAGCAGAGCGTCAACAAGAACTGAAGAGAAAGTTTGagcaattaaaattagaacGTTTAAATCGTTATCAGGGTGTAAATCTTTATGTAAAGAATCTGGATGATAGTATAACTGACGAACGATTACGCAAAGAATTCGCACCATTTGGTACCATCACCTCGGCGAAAGTTATGATGGAAGATGGACGTAGCAAAGGTTTTGGATTCGTCTGTTTTTCAGCACCCGAAGAAGCTACCAAAGCTGTAACCGAGATGAACGGTCGCATAATAGTTACTAAACCGTTATATGTTGCTCTGGCTCAGCGTAAAGAAGATCGTAAAGCACATCTTGCTTCTCAGTACATGCAACGTTTAGCAAATATGCGAATGCAGCAAATAGGTCAGATGTTCCCGCCCGGTGGTGCTGGAAATTATTTCGTTCCCACTATCCCACAACCGCAAAGATTTTATGGACCTGCACAGATGACCCAGATTCGTGCAACTCCACGCTGGCCAGCGCAACCGAATCAAGTGCGACCCAATGCGCAAACTGGAAATTCTGGTTTCGCTACGATGCAAGGTCCATTTAGAACTGCACCACGTGCTCCTACTGCACAAGCTGGTACTATGCGAAACACATTATCTGCTAGACCTATTACAG GACAACAAGCAGTGGGTGGTGCGAATATGCAAAGTCGTTCAATGGCTGGTCCAGCAGTGGGCGTTTCAGCTCAAAGCCGTCCGTCAAATTACAAGTACACCTCGAACATGCGTAATCCACCGCAGGCAATGGCAATCCCTGCTCCTACTCCTGTTCAGCAAGCTGTTCACATTCAAGGCCAGGAACCATTAACTGCCTCGATGTTGGCAGCTGCTCCACCACAAGAGCAAAAACAAATGTTGGGAGAACGTCTCTTCCCGCTGATTCAATGTATGTATCCGCAACTTACTGGAAAGATAACTGGGATGTTGTTGGAGATTGACAACTCAGAGCTCCTGCACATGTTGGAGCATAATGAATCGCTAAAAGCCAAGGTTGAAGAGGCCGTAGCTGTATTGCAAGCTCATCAGGCCAAACAGGCTGTGGCTTCCAAAAAGGAATAA